A genomic region of Carassius carassius chromosome 27, fCarCar2.1, whole genome shotgun sequence contains the following coding sequences:
- the ccdc25 gene encoding coiled-coil domain-containing protein 25 encodes MVFYFKSAVVSPPYTIYMGKDKHENEDLIKYGWPEDIWFHVDKLSSAHVYLRMPKGTTIEDIPKEVLIDCVQLVKNNSIQGCKMNNINVVYTPWANLKKTADMDVGQIGFHRQKEVKIVAVEKKINEIVNRLEKTKEELYPDLAAEKETRDREERNEKKAQLQEQKKKEKEETKKKKETEELRNYSSLMKSDNMTTNEGGYDSDDFM; translated from the exons ATGGTGTTTTACTTTAAAAGCGCCG TTGTCTCACCTCCCTATACCATATACATGGGCAAAGATAAACATGAAA ATGAAGATCTTATAAAGTATGGATGGCCTGAAGATATCTG GTTCCATGTGGACAAGCTCTCATCTGCCCATGTATATCTAAGAATGCCCAAG GGTACAACGATAGAAGACATACCAAAAGAAGTCCTGATCGACTGTGTCCAGCTGGTCAAAAACAACAGCATTCAAG GTTGCAAAATGAACAATATTAATGTTGTCTACACACCATGGGCCAATCTGAAAAAAACAGCAGACATGGATGTCGGGCAGATAGGCTTCCATCGGCAGAAGGAG GTGAAAATTGTGGCAGTAGAAAAGAAAATCAACGAAATCGTCAACAGACTAGAGAAAACAAAAGAGGAGCTGTATCCTGATCTTGCTGCGGAGAAGGAGACCCGGGACAGAGAGGAAAGAAACGAGAAGAAGGCTCAATTACAAGAGCAGAAGAAAAAGGAGAAGGAGGAAacgaagaagaaaaaagagaCGGAGGAATTAAG GAATTATTCATCACTCATGAAGAGTGACAACATGACCACAAATGAG GGTGGCTATGATTCAGATGACTTCATGTAA
- the esco2 gene encoding N-acetyltransferase ESCO2 isoform X4, protein MRCWLVSNNWRLEICCGNLKMLSRKRKHGSPDAQSNPSKKQITSQRKSPRRTAGQKENITISLASPQKILSTPKKMQRTSSLESPPKRMSPRKTVLGAGSFYSKQKPLYLTPLERKLLKETKSPLPVPIKEPLHHPLNAVNKPVKKVQKKGTGAGPQSNLKGYFTAKPKGKNPSDTQTDQLLKATLAPISFSSMKPKSKPKLLVGAAFFSTGKKPTSMFKRSAQNTKPKQPSTYEKPNSQKPTKEKEVLTAPGERSPVRRAIFLKKHPKAETTATDLHGITKELKVILRRSVSPNGSSKAGSQDSPTKTDSVFDVSDITPQDNHSSLYEEESSVYPIFGSKRSQKKGILSPPLNTSTPSALTGTPALKAKERTALRREMKRQTDNQLIIDAGQKQFGATTCGSCGMLYSTDSPEDNFQHTQFHQRFLDTIKFVGWKKERVVAEFWDGKIILVLPDDPKYATKKAEDVRRIADSELGFQQITLSSPSSAKTYLFINSDRMVVGCLVAENIRQACRVLEQQEKPKDMNKEDFMEHHRAWCCSTVSEKAICGVSRIWVFSLMRRKGIATRLLDTVRTNFMYGSHLTKEEIAFSDPTPEGKLFATNYCETPTFLVYNFIS, encoded by the exons ATGAGATGTTGGTTGGTGTCAAATAATTGGCGCCTAGAAATTTGCTGCG GTAATTTGAAGATGTTATCCCGAAAAAGAAAACATGGCTCTCCTGATGCCCAGAG TAACCCATCCAAAAAACAAATTACAAGCCAGCGAAAGTCTCCAAGAAGGACCGCTGGACAAAAAGAGAACATTACCATCTCGCTGGCATCACCCCAAAAGATTCTCAGTACTCCTAAGAAGATGCAGAGGACCTCTTCACTAGAATCTCCTCCAAAGCGGATGTCTCCACGAAAAACCGTACTGGGAGCGGGATCCTTCTACAGCAAGCAGAAACCTCTTTATCTCACACCTCTGGAAAGAAAGCTGTTAAAGGAAACCAAGTCCCCACTGCCAGTCCCTATCAAAGAACCATTACACCACCCTTTGAATGCTGTTAATAAACCAGTGAAGAAGGTTCAAAAGAAAGGCACTGGCGCAGGTCCACAGTCTAACCTAAAAGGCTACTTTACTGCTAAACCCAAAGGGAAAAATCCCTCAGACACGCAAACAGATCAGTTGTTGAAGGCCACGTTAGCTCCGATTTCATTTAGCAGTATGAAACCCAAAAGTAAACCCAAGCTGCTTGTGGGAGCAGCTTTCTTCAGCACTGGAAAAAAGCCCACTTCAATGTTCAAAAGGTCTGCACAGAACACAAAGCCTAAACAACCCTCAACCTATGAGAAACCCAACTCTCAGAAACCCACGAAAGAGAAGGAAGTGCTGACAGCACCAGGAGAACGTTCCCCAGTCCGCCGAGCCATCTTCTTAAAAAAACACCCGAAAGCAGAAACCACAGCCACAG ATCTGCATGGTATTACCAAAGAGTTAAAGGTGATTTTGAGGAGATCGGTTAGTCCCAATGGATCCAGTAAAGCTGGCAGCCAG GACTCGcccacaaaaacagattcagtgttTGATGTGAGTGACATAACACCACAGGATAACCACAGCTCTCTTTATGAAG AAGAGTCATCTGTGTATCCCATCTTTGGCAGTAAGAG ATCTCAGAAAAAAGGGATTTTGTCACCACCGCTGAACACCAGCACTCCTTCCGCATTGACTGGTACTCCTGCTCTTAAGGCCAAAGAGAGGACTGCCTTGAGAAGAGAGATGAAGAGGCAGACAGATAATCAGCTTATAATT GATGCCGGTCAAAAGCAGTTTGGTGCCACCACATGTGGGTCCTGTGGGATGCTGTACAGTACAGATAGTCCTGAGGACAACTTCCAGCACACACAGTTCCATCAGCGCTTCTTGGACACCATTAAATTTGTG ggCTGGAAAAAAGAGAGGGTTGTAGCTGAGTTCTGGGATGGAAAGATTATTCTCGTTCTTCCTGATGATCCTAAGTATGCCACAAAAAAG GCAGAGGACGTGAGACGGATTGCAGACAGTGAATTGGGCTTTCAGCAGATCACTCTCAGTAGCCCAAGCTCGGCTAAAACCTACCTGTTCATTAACAGCGACAGGATGGTGGTGGGATGTCTGGTGGCCGAAAACATTAGACAG GCTTGTCGGGTGCTGGAGCAGCAAGAAAAACCCAAAGACATGAACAAGGAGGACTTCATGGAGCACCACAGAGCCTGGTGCTGCTCTACTGTGTCAGAAAAAGCCATCTGTGGTGTTAGTCGCATCTGGGTTTTCAGTCTGATGAGGAGGAAGGGAATTGCCACTCGCCTTCTGGACACTGTCAG AACTAATTTCATGTACGGGAGCCACCTGACCAAAGAGGAAATCGCCTTCTCTGACCCGACTCCTGAAGGAAAGCTGTTCGCTACAAATTACTGCGAGACACCAACGTTCCTGGTGTATAATTTCATcagttaa
- the esco2 gene encoding N-acetyltransferase ESCO2 isoform X1 produces MRCWLVSNNWRLEICCGNLKMLSRKRKHGSPDAQSNPSKKQITSQRKSPRRTAGQKENITISLASPQKILSTPKKMQRTSSLESPPKRMSPRKTVLGAGSFYSKQKPLYLTPLERKLLKETKSPLPVPIKEPLHHPLNAVNKPVKKVQKKGTGAGPQSNLKGYFTAKPKGKNPSDTQTDQLLKATLAPISFSSMKPKSKPKLLVGAAFFSTGKKPTSMFKRSAQNTKPKQPSTYEKPNSQKPTKEKEVLTAPGERSPVRRAIFLKKHPKAETTATGTTDEDGEGSESTQVMLSSKQMSPHILADLHGITKELKVILRRSVSPNGSSKAGSQDSPTKTDSVFDVSDITPQDNHSSLYEEESSVYPIFGSKRSQKKGILSPPLNTSTPSALTGTPALKAKERTALRREMKRQTDNQLIIDAGQKQFGATTCGSCGMLYSTDSPEDNFQHTQFHQRFLDTIKFVGWKKERVVAEFWDGKIILVLPDDPKYATKKAEDVRRIADSELGFQQITLSSPSSAKTYLFINSDRMVVGCLVAENIRQACRVLEQQEKPKDMNKEDFMEHHRAWCCSTVSEKAICGVSRIWVFSLMRRKGIATRLLDTVRTNFMYGSHLTKEEIAFSDPTPEGKLFATNYCETPTFLVYNFIS; encoded by the exons ATGAGATGTTGGTTGGTGTCAAATAATTGGCGCCTAGAAATTTGCTGCG GTAATTTGAAGATGTTATCCCGAAAAAGAAAACATGGCTCTCCTGATGCCCAGAG TAACCCATCCAAAAAACAAATTACAAGCCAGCGAAAGTCTCCAAGAAGGACCGCTGGACAAAAAGAGAACATTACCATCTCGCTGGCATCACCCCAAAAGATTCTCAGTACTCCTAAGAAGATGCAGAGGACCTCTTCACTAGAATCTCCTCCAAAGCGGATGTCTCCACGAAAAACCGTACTGGGAGCGGGATCCTTCTACAGCAAGCAGAAACCTCTTTATCTCACACCTCTGGAAAGAAAGCTGTTAAAGGAAACCAAGTCCCCACTGCCAGTCCCTATCAAAGAACCATTACACCACCCTTTGAATGCTGTTAATAAACCAGTGAAGAAGGTTCAAAAGAAAGGCACTGGCGCAGGTCCACAGTCTAACCTAAAAGGCTACTTTACTGCTAAACCCAAAGGGAAAAATCCCTCAGACACGCAAACAGATCAGTTGTTGAAGGCCACGTTAGCTCCGATTTCATTTAGCAGTATGAAACCCAAAAGTAAACCCAAGCTGCTTGTGGGAGCAGCTTTCTTCAGCACTGGAAAAAAGCCCACTTCAATGTTCAAAAGGTCTGCACAGAACACAAAGCCTAAACAACCCTCAACCTATGAGAAACCCAACTCTCAGAAACCCACGAAAGAGAAGGAAGTGCTGACAGCACCAGGAGAACGTTCCCCAGTCCGCCGAGCCATCTTCTTAAAAAAACACCCGAAAGCAGAAACCACAGCCACAGGTACCACTGATGAAGATGGTGAGGGCAGTGAATCAACGCAAGTGATGTTGAGCTCTAAACAGATGTCCCCTCACATCCTGGCAGATCTGCATGGTATTACCAAAGAGTTAAAGGTGATTTTGAGGAGATCGGTTAGTCCCAATGGATCCAGTAAAGCTGGCAGCCAG GACTCGcccacaaaaacagattcagtgttTGATGTGAGTGACATAACACCACAGGATAACCACAGCTCTCTTTATGAAG AAGAGTCATCTGTGTATCCCATCTTTGGCAGTAAGAG ATCTCAGAAAAAAGGGATTTTGTCACCACCGCTGAACACCAGCACTCCTTCCGCATTGACTGGTACTCCTGCTCTTAAGGCCAAAGAGAGGACTGCCTTGAGAAGAGAGATGAAGAGGCAGACAGATAATCAGCTTATAATT GATGCCGGTCAAAAGCAGTTTGGTGCCACCACATGTGGGTCCTGTGGGATGCTGTACAGTACAGATAGTCCTGAGGACAACTTCCAGCACACACAGTTCCATCAGCGCTTCTTGGACACCATTAAATTTGTG ggCTGGAAAAAAGAGAGGGTTGTAGCTGAGTTCTGGGATGGAAAGATTATTCTCGTTCTTCCTGATGATCCTAAGTATGCCACAAAAAAG GCAGAGGACGTGAGACGGATTGCAGACAGTGAATTGGGCTTTCAGCAGATCACTCTCAGTAGCCCAAGCTCGGCTAAAACCTACCTGTTCATTAACAGCGACAGGATGGTGGTGGGATGTCTGGTGGCCGAAAACATTAGACAG GCTTGTCGGGTGCTGGAGCAGCAAGAAAAACCCAAAGACATGAACAAGGAGGACTTCATGGAGCACCACAGAGCCTGGTGCTGCTCTACTGTGTCAGAAAAAGCCATCTGTGGTGTTAGTCGCATCTGGGTTTTCAGTCTGATGAGGAGGAAGGGAATTGCCACTCGCCTTCTGGACACTGTCAG AACTAATTTCATGTACGGGAGCCACCTGACCAAAGAGGAAATCGCCTTCTCTGACCCGACTCCTGAAGGAAAGCTGTTCGCTACAAATTACTGCGAGACACCAACGTTCCTGGTGTATAATTTCATcagttaa
- the esco2 gene encoding N-acetyltransferase ESCO2 isoform X3 has translation MLSRKRKHGSPDAQSNPSKKQITSQRKSPRRTAGQKENITISLASPQKILSTPKKMQRTSSLESPPKRMSPRKTVLGAGSFYSKQKPLYLTPLERKLLKETKSPLPVPIKEPLHHPLNAVNKPVKKVQKKGTGAGPQSNLKGYFTAKPKGKNPSDTQTDQLLKATLAPISFSSMKPKSKPKLLVGAAFFSTGKKPTSMFKRSAQNTKPKQPSTYEKPNSQKPTKEKEVLTAPGERSPVRRAIFLKKHPKAETTATGTTDEDGEGSESTQVMLSSKQMSPHILADLHGITKELKVILRRSVSPNGSSKAGSQDSPTKTDSVFDVSDITPQDNHSSLYEEESSVYPIFGSKRSQKKGILSPPLNTSTPSALTGTPALKAKERTALRREMKRQTDNQLIIDAGQKQFGATTCGSCGMLYSTDSPEDNFQHTQFHQRFLDTIKFVGWKKERVVAEFWDGKIILVLPDDPKYATKKAEDVRRIADSELGFQQITLSSPSSAKTYLFINSDRMVVGCLVAENIRQACRVLEQQEKPKDMNKEDFMEHHRAWCCSTVSEKAICGVSRIWVFSLMRRKGIATRLLDTVRTNFMYGSHLTKEEIAFSDPTPEGKLFATNYCETPTFLVYNFIS, from the exons ATGTTATCCCGAAAAAGAAAACATGGCTCTCCTGATGCCCAGAG TAACCCATCCAAAAAACAAATTACAAGCCAGCGAAAGTCTCCAAGAAGGACCGCTGGACAAAAAGAGAACATTACCATCTCGCTGGCATCACCCCAAAAGATTCTCAGTACTCCTAAGAAGATGCAGAGGACCTCTTCACTAGAATCTCCTCCAAAGCGGATGTCTCCACGAAAAACCGTACTGGGAGCGGGATCCTTCTACAGCAAGCAGAAACCTCTTTATCTCACACCTCTGGAAAGAAAGCTGTTAAAGGAAACCAAGTCCCCACTGCCAGTCCCTATCAAAGAACCATTACACCACCCTTTGAATGCTGTTAATAAACCAGTGAAGAAGGTTCAAAAGAAAGGCACTGGCGCAGGTCCACAGTCTAACCTAAAAGGCTACTTTACTGCTAAACCCAAAGGGAAAAATCCCTCAGACACGCAAACAGATCAGTTGTTGAAGGCCACGTTAGCTCCGATTTCATTTAGCAGTATGAAACCCAAAAGTAAACCCAAGCTGCTTGTGGGAGCAGCTTTCTTCAGCACTGGAAAAAAGCCCACTTCAATGTTCAAAAGGTCTGCACAGAACACAAAGCCTAAACAACCCTCAACCTATGAGAAACCCAACTCTCAGAAACCCACGAAAGAGAAGGAAGTGCTGACAGCACCAGGAGAACGTTCCCCAGTCCGCCGAGCCATCTTCTTAAAAAAACACCCGAAAGCAGAAACCACAGCCACAGGTACCACTGATGAAGATGGTGAGGGCAGTGAATCAACGCAAGTGATGTTGAGCTCTAAACAGATGTCCCCTCACATCCTGGCAGATCTGCATGGTATTACCAAAGAGTTAAAGGTGATTTTGAGGAGATCGGTTAGTCCCAATGGATCCAGTAAAGCTGGCAGCCAG GACTCGcccacaaaaacagattcagtgttTGATGTGAGTGACATAACACCACAGGATAACCACAGCTCTCTTTATGAAG AAGAGTCATCTGTGTATCCCATCTTTGGCAGTAAGAG ATCTCAGAAAAAAGGGATTTTGTCACCACCGCTGAACACCAGCACTCCTTCCGCATTGACTGGTACTCCTGCTCTTAAGGCCAAAGAGAGGACTGCCTTGAGAAGAGAGATGAAGAGGCAGACAGATAATCAGCTTATAATT GATGCCGGTCAAAAGCAGTTTGGTGCCACCACATGTGGGTCCTGTGGGATGCTGTACAGTACAGATAGTCCTGAGGACAACTTCCAGCACACACAGTTCCATCAGCGCTTCTTGGACACCATTAAATTTGTG ggCTGGAAAAAAGAGAGGGTTGTAGCTGAGTTCTGGGATGGAAAGATTATTCTCGTTCTTCCTGATGATCCTAAGTATGCCACAAAAAAG GCAGAGGACGTGAGACGGATTGCAGACAGTGAATTGGGCTTTCAGCAGATCACTCTCAGTAGCCCAAGCTCGGCTAAAACCTACCTGTTCATTAACAGCGACAGGATGGTGGTGGGATGTCTGGTGGCCGAAAACATTAGACAG GCTTGTCGGGTGCTGGAGCAGCAAGAAAAACCCAAAGACATGAACAAGGAGGACTTCATGGAGCACCACAGAGCCTGGTGCTGCTCTACTGTGTCAGAAAAAGCCATCTGTGGTGTTAGTCGCATCTGGGTTTTCAGTCTGATGAGGAGGAAGGGAATTGCCACTCGCCTTCTGGACACTGTCAG AACTAATTTCATGTACGGGAGCCACCTGACCAAAGAGGAAATCGCCTTCTCTGACCCGACTCCTGAAGGAAAGCTGTTCGCTACAAATTACTGCGAGACACCAACGTTCCTGGTGTATAATTTCATcagttaa
- the esco2 gene encoding N-acetyltransferase ESCO2 isoform X2, with protein MRCWLVSNNWRLEICCGNLKMLSRKRKHGSPDAQSNPSKKQITSQRKSPRRTAGQKENITISLASPQKILSTPKKMQRTSSLESPPKRMSPRKTVLGAGSFYSKQKPLYLTPLERKLLKETKSPLPVPIKEPLHHPLNAVNKPVKKVQKKGTGAGPQSNLKGYFTAKPKGKNPSDTQTDQLLKATLAPISFSSMKPKSKPKLLVGAAFFSTGKKPTSMFKRSAQNTKPKQPSTYEKPNSQKPTKEKEVLTAPGERSPVRRAIFLKKHPKAETTATGTTDEDGEGSESTQVMLSSKQMSPHILADLHGITKELKVILRRSVSPNGSSKAGSQDSPTKTDSVFDVSDITPQDNHSSLYEESSVYPIFGSKRSQKKGILSPPLNTSTPSALTGTPALKAKERTALRREMKRQTDNQLIIDAGQKQFGATTCGSCGMLYSTDSPEDNFQHTQFHQRFLDTIKFVGWKKERVVAEFWDGKIILVLPDDPKYATKKAEDVRRIADSELGFQQITLSSPSSAKTYLFINSDRMVVGCLVAENIRQACRVLEQQEKPKDMNKEDFMEHHRAWCCSTVSEKAICGVSRIWVFSLMRRKGIATRLLDTVRTNFMYGSHLTKEEIAFSDPTPEGKLFATNYCETPTFLVYNFIS; from the exons ATGAGATGTTGGTTGGTGTCAAATAATTGGCGCCTAGAAATTTGCTGCG GTAATTTGAAGATGTTATCCCGAAAAAGAAAACATGGCTCTCCTGATGCCCAGAG TAACCCATCCAAAAAACAAATTACAAGCCAGCGAAAGTCTCCAAGAAGGACCGCTGGACAAAAAGAGAACATTACCATCTCGCTGGCATCACCCCAAAAGATTCTCAGTACTCCTAAGAAGATGCAGAGGACCTCTTCACTAGAATCTCCTCCAAAGCGGATGTCTCCACGAAAAACCGTACTGGGAGCGGGATCCTTCTACAGCAAGCAGAAACCTCTTTATCTCACACCTCTGGAAAGAAAGCTGTTAAAGGAAACCAAGTCCCCACTGCCAGTCCCTATCAAAGAACCATTACACCACCCTTTGAATGCTGTTAATAAACCAGTGAAGAAGGTTCAAAAGAAAGGCACTGGCGCAGGTCCACAGTCTAACCTAAAAGGCTACTTTACTGCTAAACCCAAAGGGAAAAATCCCTCAGACACGCAAACAGATCAGTTGTTGAAGGCCACGTTAGCTCCGATTTCATTTAGCAGTATGAAACCCAAAAGTAAACCCAAGCTGCTTGTGGGAGCAGCTTTCTTCAGCACTGGAAAAAAGCCCACTTCAATGTTCAAAAGGTCTGCACAGAACACAAAGCCTAAACAACCCTCAACCTATGAGAAACCCAACTCTCAGAAACCCACGAAAGAGAAGGAAGTGCTGACAGCACCAGGAGAACGTTCCCCAGTCCGCCGAGCCATCTTCTTAAAAAAACACCCGAAAGCAGAAACCACAGCCACAGGTACCACTGATGAAGATGGTGAGGGCAGTGAATCAACGCAAGTGATGTTGAGCTCTAAACAGATGTCCCCTCACATCCTGGCAGATCTGCATGGTATTACCAAAGAGTTAAAGGTGATTTTGAGGAGATCGGTTAGTCCCAATGGATCCAGTAAAGCTGGCAGCCAG GACTCGcccacaaaaacagattcagtgttTGATGTGAGTGACATAACACCACAGGATAACCACAGCTCTCTTTATGAAG AGTCATCTGTGTATCCCATCTTTGGCAGTAAGAG ATCTCAGAAAAAAGGGATTTTGTCACCACCGCTGAACACCAGCACTCCTTCCGCATTGACTGGTACTCCTGCTCTTAAGGCCAAAGAGAGGACTGCCTTGAGAAGAGAGATGAAGAGGCAGACAGATAATCAGCTTATAATT GATGCCGGTCAAAAGCAGTTTGGTGCCACCACATGTGGGTCCTGTGGGATGCTGTACAGTACAGATAGTCCTGAGGACAACTTCCAGCACACACAGTTCCATCAGCGCTTCTTGGACACCATTAAATTTGTG ggCTGGAAAAAAGAGAGGGTTGTAGCTGAGTTCTGGGATGGAAAGATTATTCTCGTTCTTCCTGATGATCCTAAGTATGCCACAAAAAAG GCAGAGGACGTGAGACGGATTGCAGACAGTGAATTGGGCTTTCAGCAGATCACTCTCAGTAGCCCAAGCTCGGCTAAAACCTACCTGTTCATTAACAGCGACAGGATGGTGGTGGGATGTCTGGTGGCCGAAAACATTAGACAG GCTTGTCGGGTGCTGGAGCAGCAAGAAAAACCCAAAGACATGAACAAGGAGGACTTCATGGAGCACCACAGAGCCTGGTGCTGCTCTACTGTGTCAGAAAAAGCCATCTGTGGTGTTAGTCGCATCTGGGTTTTCAGTCTGATGAGGAGGAAGGGAATTGCCACTCGCCTTCTGGACACTGTCAG AACTAATTTCATGTACGGGAGCCACCTGACCAAAGAGGAAATCGCCTTCTCTGACCCGACTCCTGAAGGAAAGCTGTTCGCTACAAATTACTGCGAGACACCAACGTTCCTGGTGTATAATTTCATcagttaa